GTCTGACTGTCAAAGCTTGGTCAACTCTCTAAAGTACACGGAAGACTTGGTGCGTTTGGGAGAATCTTTCGAAGGAGCTTTGGGCATCAAAAGCCCATTGGGCCAAAAAATTGGTGTTTAGAAAACaattttcaaagtctcttaATGGGAAAGCAAACGTTTGtaaggctaaaagcccaaggtaAGTGAGGGACCAGGGCAGGGCTTTCGAATTTTCTCCACATCCACGtgacattgttttttttttttattttgaaattgtcctcatgaattttttgtttttccaggTGCATGCCCTTGTATgaacactgttcatcttcttcaggcCGGCGACTACTAGAGAGACGCCGCGACCTAGGCAATCGTCGTCGGAGAGTCGGGTGACCTCCGCGAATCGCAGATTTGGTTGTGACCAGATGCGGTTGCTAGCGACCGTCATCGCCACACCGCGACCTCCGCACAGAGCTCGCCGGGGTCATGCAACCCATTTGGTCGCAGGTCTGGTCAAGACCAGATCTGGTGCTGGAGGCTCGAGCGACGACCAGATCTGGGTCACGCGACCTTGCCACCTCCGGATTTGGGTCGCGGCGACGTTGCGCAACCTCCCGTGACCTCGCCACCCCAGgtccgaggtcgggcgaccccgccgcgacccagatccaAGGTGGTGAGGTCCTCCCACGACCTCGACCCCCGGATCTAGGTCATTtggaggtcgaggcggcgttGCGCGACCTCACCTCCCCAAATCCAAGGTCACCGGAGGTCGCCGGTGGCCGCCACCCTTGccggtcctttttttttttttttcttttgataatttttttttaccacaaaactcatttgtaaatataattccccaaatactattttgctcaaagtacTTTACAAAGGGCTTTccaagtacaatttaccaaatacaatttgcattttgaaaagcACTTTTAACTCAAAAGCctttacatttttctaaaaactttccccaaaagtggttCGTGAACGCACCTTTCAACTGGGATGCACATGATGTTTGGACGAACTTACTGTTGATGGGCCTTCTTTCCTATCCAAGAACGACAAATGCTGTTGCAGACTAGGCTGCACGcgagcaaaggaaaaaaaacattacCACCTCATTGACTTTCTTCTCCACCCCGAGCTCTTTGGGCCCTATTATGTAATGACGCCCCACTCTTGGGTGCTGCTGGATCCTCATCAGTTATGATATAAATAGAATTTCTTCTtgtccaccaaaaaaaaaaaaggtagaagAGATACCGAGGAGCTTTGTGACTTTAGCAATTAATTAATGACCTAGGTTTCATTTAGGGCAAGCAAAATCCACCCTCCTAAACACTAGTTGTCCAAATTCAGCGAGCAATCTACTCTTAAAAATCTgacttttatttcaatttaaacccctctataaaatttaaaaaataaaataaaataagtgttCCTTTGCTATAGTTTCTCTTACTTCCAATCTCTCAAATTCTAATGAATCGGGAAGCTATGCCTGCAACTTCCAAAGCATGCGCACCGTGTAGACACCAAAAGAAGAGGTGCAACGGAAGCTGCGAAGTCGCCGACCTCTTCCCGGCGAGCCGGTACGACGAGTTCCAGAACGCACAGCGGCACTTCGGCGTGAGCAACATGCATGGCATCATACGCGCGGTCGACCCCGAGATGAGAAAACAAGCTGCCAAGTCGATACTCATGGAGGGTAACATCAGGAGACGCGATCCCGTGCACGGATGTCTCGGGGTCGCTCGGAGATTGAGGTGGGAGATACGCTCCTGCGAGAAGCAGCTCGAAGACGCGAATCGTCGCCTGTCTTTGCTTCGGCAGAGAGACTGGGAACTGAAGAGGCTATGACAAGGATATAATGAATTCCCTCCGCTGCCGCTGCCGTTTTCCTCGAATGGGCGCAGCAGCGGGAGTTTCTACGACGTGATTCGGTCAAGCCCGGTAAGCCTAAGCATTATTAACTAATCTCGACGATGATATTTGCGAGAGGGACTCGTTCAATCGTCGTCCTTTTGGTGCATGTAGGCCACTACTCTGCACGACTCGAGTCGCAAGAATTATCAAGGACTCAATTACCGATCGGCGACTGAAGAAGGACTGACCAGCATCGCGCCCTTCGATTTCTTCTGCGCATCCAAGCCACGGAATGGCGATCCTGCCGTGACGATCACGAGCGAAACGCAAGAAACCGGGTAATCCGCAGAATTGGTTCGTGCATCTTTTAAACCTGAGGAGCCAAAGCAAAACTTCAGAAAGGGGGATGTGATGGAACGGAGAATGTCGGGCTGCGTTAGCCCCGGGGGGCGGGGGCTGGTGTTCTCATTGGAATTTGGAAGTGCtctttctgttctttctttgttACAATTGAATTAGAATTGCAATTTGGAAGTgctccttttgttctttctttatcaaTCTCTCAAACTTTTTGCTAAaccactaaaaatctcaaactcatACTATCTGATACATATACATTTTGTCATGATTCCGacaaaaatcatcattaaaaatcTTTCTTGTTTGGTTCATGATTATgtgaacaataaaaaaacaaacgGTACTAACGTGATTGCCACGTGGCAAAATCATGCTTAAcccattttatatttttcttgtttggttCATTGCAATCCACATCTACCAATTATCGATTCTTGTGAGTCCGAATCAAGAATCTAACACTTCTCATTGACTTGCTCGTACATTTTAATTATGGGGTATAAACTtgtgttgttttttctttttttgttaattccTATTAGCCTCCATTTGAGATCACGGCTGACCTCCGTGCAACCTCAGATGTGGAGCTTGTGCCTCTAATCCAAGGTTAGCAAAGGTCTTGCCGCCGCAACTCATGACTACAAACTTTGTTGGAGTGCATGTGTAGGTTGTGTTAAAAAATCCCACATTGAACAAGTAATGTAATGTGgagtaattaatatattataattgatCCATAACTTATTGGTATAAGCTTTGAGTAAAGATGAATTCAACTAGACATATTGACAAACTTGGACTTAAGCTTTCTTTTAACGATCTGCTCTACACTCCCAACAACCTTCATTGAAGGTATTGTAACCCTGCCAACCCATCATAGCCTTATTCATTTTCTCTCCATCCGAGCCTTTCCACACTCTTTAGGCTCGATTTCATGGAAGAAGTCAATCATTACTCTCGGGTCGAGCTCGACTCTCAAATTTAAGTTCGGGCTCCCTGCGCGACTAGTGGAGCTCAACACCAAGCGAAGCTTGGCCCAAATGGAGTCAAGCATGAGCAGCGTGGTGGAGATTACCCCGATCTAGGGCCATGAGCTCAACAACCACGTTTCCCAGATCTCTCCTGTCTAGTTcaaattctttctttccttttctttttcttttaatttttttatatagcaTTCACGTGGCATCACATCAATACCAGCTATCCTAAAAAACATTACTAATATTACATTAAATGTCACGTGCAATTTTGAATGTCATTCATATAAAGAATTATATCGAAAATATATGTATGAAATTAAAatcagtttgatttttttgacgacacaaagaaaatattgaggacattgattttgtttgaaattttttgtgacgtTTGTCCAAACAAAACTTGTGTTTGAagttaattttgtaaatgaattaTTCCACATGGCAATCATGCAAATATATATTCACGTGCGTGATTAAAGGTCCATTTCTTAAAAACATGAAATAGGATGTCTTCCCCCAGTCCCCAATCCATTTGCACGTCTCCTTCAGTTCATACGTCCATCTTTTGCCGCTCTTTCTCCCTTGCCCGCCGTAGACAAATCACATCTCCCCGCCCCTGTTTCGCGAGATCGAGAGAGGAAGAGCTTCAAGGCACGATCAAACGTGAAAAGCCCAGGTTCTGCCGAAGGCAAGTCGATAGCAGTGTCGGGCTTCCTTGATGAGGAAGGAGAATACCTCAGGCTCAGCCCTTTGCGAAAACGATCGTTTTCGAGAAACGGGCATCACTAAAAATCTCGCCTTTCTAAAATATCGGGGGCTGCGAATGTGTAGGAGCAGCGAAAGTTGCAGGGAGTAGCGGTTGCTTGTTGATGAGGGCGCTCCATTCCCTAGTCGAGAACAAAGGGTCTGCTCTAAGCAAGGCTCTGATAGCCCATTGTCAAGCAACCGTAGGAGGAACCTTGAGTG
This genomic stretch from Eucalyptus grandis isolate ANBG69807.140 chromosome 3, ASM1654582v1, whole genome shotgun sequence harbors:
- the LOC104439019 gene encoding LOB domain-containing protein 27-like, with translation MPATSKACAPCRHQKKRCNGSCEVADLFPASRYDEFQNAQRHFGVSNMHGIIRAVDPEMRKQAAKSILMEGNIRRRDPVHGCLGVARRLRWEIRSCEKQLEDANRRLSLLRQRDWELKRL